From Triticum aestivum cultivar Chinese Spring chromosome 4A, IWGSC CS RefSeq v2.1, whole genome shotgun sequence, a single genomic window includes:
- the LOC123088565 gene encoding uncharacterized protein isoform X1 produces the protein MAPETRSGRAREPRASETASPPPPVQRPRLTRAGSRGDAPTRGRSSQVNENAKSRFQHLASSVQNDVMQLKAATGEDEGGQGRHARRRPRLQDLVAVVPRMTRRRAREACASETASPSLQRTRLTRGGSMGEAPTSGRSGKVNEDVKSRFQHFASSVQNDMQLNRAMEASLDYMSDMSGNDYAAASSSRMINTGDEAVEPLSRHDGPNTLGTYKDGQDNYTSTGHDEPGTATNPEDATHRDEGTGQGDQAAGQPKRQRKPRRRNKLGTNRIVINRVSEAGLPVSPKKAEEGYRNALGCILRETVSINETNLRSKANGNLRALLISKLHTHYKFPDESLDETTPVNNRALCKWSKLLSSWKSKAKSEYLKKDYETEIKKIWPSVSEEDWNLFKQHCETPEVKEMEKWGKDMWAKSIGNHTLGSRGYPGKKPKWDKQDTEFAAAGNYPVMVPETRSRMVHASETALPLAQRPRLTRAGSRVDAPTSGRSVDGVSTGQVNEDVESRFQHLASSVQNDVMQLKATTGEDEGGALTQDLVAVVPPMTRRRAREACASDTALPSLQRTRLTRGGSRGEALTSGRSDMSGNDSAAASSSRTISAGDEAVEPSTVHDESGTATNPEDATDRDEGTSQGDQAAGQPKKQRKPRRPNMLGTDRIVINRVSEAGLPLSPKKAEQGYSNGLGCILRETVSINETNLRSKANENLRALLLSKLHTHYKFPDESLDETTPVNNRALCKWTKLLSSWKSKAKSEYLEKDYETEIKKKWPSVSEEDWNLFKQHCETPEVKEMEKWGKEMRARNIGHHTLGSRGYPGKKPKWDKQDAEFAAAGIPNPFKEFENPRENDYIRGRCKYDEETKTWVLDEKTAKVKELLRQYHVESQSSQESECSARWDDPLNRSINVVLGKDPKTRPAYGRVNGVGINEKWDTHYPEDREVARQRRRAGRASFESRLAGMREELKEEMREEVEVKAKAMATAQVMEMWPDLVEAVKRSLASGQTAPPSSSATLAPGNAILEKEPRPGATS, from the exons ATGGCGCCGGAGACGAGGAGCGGGAGGGCGAGGGAGCCGCGCGCATCGGagaccgcgtcgccgccgccgccggtgcagCGCCCTCGGCTCACGCGCGCCGGAAGCAGGGGGGATGCGCCGACCCGTGGCCGCTCGA GTCAGGTTAATGAGAATGCCAAGAGCAGATTCCAGCATTTGGCAAGTTCGGTACAAAATGATGTTATGCAGTTAAAGGCGGCGACCGGAGAGGATGAGGGAGGGCAAGGGAGGCATGCGCGTCGGAGACCGCGTCTCCAAGACCTTGTTGCCGTCGTTCcgcggatgacgaggaggagggcaAGGGAGGCATGCGCGTCGGAGACCGCGTCGCCGTCGTTGCAGCGCACTCGACTCACGCGCGGCGGAAGCATGGGGGAGGCCCCGACCAGTGGCCGCTCCG GTAAGGTTAATGAGGATGTCAAGAGCAGATTCCAGCATTTCGCAAGTTCAGTACAAAATGATATGCAGTTAAACAGAGCCATGGAGGCATCACTGGATT ATATGTCAGATATGTCTGGAAACGACTACGCTGCAGCCTCTTCTTCGCGGATGATAAACACGGGCGATGAAGCCGTAGAACCGTTGTCACGTCATGACGGTCCCAACACCTTGGGCACATACAAGGATGGGCAGGACAACTACACATCCACTGGTCATGATGAGCCTGGTACCGCCACAAATCCTGAAGATGCGACCCATCGCGACGAAGGGACCGGCCAAGGGGACCAGGCAGCTGGACAACCCAAAAGGCAACGCAAGCCTAGGCGCCGAAACAAGCTTGGCACCAATAGGATTGTTATCAACCGAGTGTCTGAGGCGGGTCTACCTGTTAGTCCCAAGAAGGCCGAAGAAGGTTACAGGAATGCCCTAGGCTGCATCCTTCGCGAAACCGTGAGCATTAATGAAACCAATCTCAGGTCGAAAGCGAACGGGAATTTGCGAGCGCTCCTCATATCGAAGCTGCACACTCATTACAAGTTCCCGGATGAGTCCCTAGACGAGACCACTCCGGTAAATAACAGAGCCCTCTGCAAGTGGTCCAAGCTTTTGAGTAGTTGGAAATCCAAGGCCAAAAGCGAATACCTTAAGAAAGATTATGAAACCGAGATAAAAAAGATCTGGCCTTCGGTTTCCGAGGAGGACTGGAACCTGTTCAAGCAGCACTGCGAGACCCCTGAAGTCAAGGAGATGGAAAAATGGGGAAAGGATATGTGGGCTAAGAGCATTGGTAACCACACCCTTGGCAGCCGTGGTTACCCAGGGAAGAAGCCAAAGTGGGACAAGCAGGACACTGAGTTCGCTGCAGCAGGCAACTATCCTGTCATGGTGCCGGAGACGAGGAGTAGGATGGTGCACGCATCGGAGACCGCGTTGCCCTTGGCGCAGCGCCCTCGACTCACGCGCGCTGGAAGCAGGGTGGATGCACCGACCAGTGGCCGCTCCG TTGATGGTGTTTCTACAGGTCAAGTTAATGAGGATGTTGAGAGCAGATTCCAGCATTTGGCAAGTTCAGTACAAAACGATGTTATGCAGTTAAAGGCGACGaccggagaggacgagggaggtgCGCTCACCCAAGACCTCGTTGCCGTTGTTCCACCGATGacaaggaggagggcgagggaggcaTGCGCATCGGACACCGCATTGCCGTCGTTGCAGCGCACTCGACTCACACGTGGCGGAAGCAGGGGGGAGGCGCTGACCAGTGGCCGCTCCG ATATGTCTGGAAACGACTCCGCCGCAGCCTCTTCTTCACGGACGATAAGCGCGGGCGATGAGGCTGTAGAACCATCCACTGTTCATGATGAGTCCGGCACCGCCACAAATCCTGAAGATGCGACCGATCGCGACGAAGGGACCAGCCAAGGGGACCAGGCAGCTGGACAACCTAAAAAGCAACGCAAACCTAGACGCCCAAACATGCTTGGCACCGATAGGATTGTTATCAACCGAGTGTCTGAGGCGGGTCTACCTCTTAGTCCCAAGAAGGCCGAACAAGGTTACAGTAATGGCCTAGGCTGCATCCTTCGTGAAACCGTGAGCATTAATGAAACCAATCTCAGGTCGAAAGCGAACGAGAATTTGCGAGCACTCCTCCTATCGAAGTTGCACACTCATTACAAGTTCCCGGATGAGTCCCTAGACGAGACCACTCCGGTAAATAACAGAGCCCTCTGCAAGTGGACCAAGCTTTTGAGTAGTTGGAAATCCAAAGCCAAAAGCGAATACCTTGAGAAAGATTACGAAACTGAGATAAAAAAGAAGTGGCCTTCGGTTTCTGAGGAGGACTGGAACCTGTTCAAGCAGCACTGCGAGACCCCTGAAGTCAAGGAGATGGAAAAATGGGGGAAGGAAATGCGGGCAAGGAACATTGGTCACCACACCCTTGGAAGCCGTGGTTACCCAGGGAAGAAGCCGAAGTGGGACAAGCAGGACGCTGAGTTTGCTGCAGCGGGCATACCAAACCCCTTCAAGGAATTTGAAAACCCGCGTGAAAATGATTACATCAGGGGCCGGTGCAAATATGATGAAGAGACTAAGACATGGGTCTTGGACGAGAAAACGGCGAAAGTCAAGGAACTCCTG AGGCAGTATCATGTGGAATCTCAAAGCTCCCAGGAGTCAGAGTGCTCGGCAAGGTGGGACGACCCTCTGAACAGGTCGATCAACGTGGTGCTCGGCAAGGACCCGAAAACGAGGCCGGCTTATGGCCGTGTGAACGGCGTCGGGATCAACGAAAAATGGGACACACATTATCCCGAAGACCGCGAGGTTGCAAGGCAGAGAAGGAGAGCCGGGCGAGCTAGTTTCGAATCCAGATTGGCTGGAATGAGAGAAGAGCTTAAAGAAGAAATGAGAGAGGAAGTCGAGGTGAAAGCGAAAGCCATGGCGACAGCCCAAGTCATGGAAATGTGGCCCGATCTAGTTGAGGCCGTCAAGCGAAGTTTAGCATCGGGGCAAACAGCGCCGCCATCATCCTCTGCCACGTTGGCGCCGGGCAATGCCATTTTGGAGAAAGAGCCGCGTCCTGGTGCAACATCATAG
- the LOC123088565 gene encoding uncharacterized protein isoform X3, with the protein MAPETRSGRAREPRASETASPPPPVQRPRLTRAGSRGDAPTRGRSSQVNENAKSRFQHLASSVQNDVMQLKAATGEDEGGQGRHARRRPRLQDLVAVVPRMTRRRAREACASETASPSLQRTRLTRGGSMGEAPTSGRSGKVNEDVKSRFQHFASSVQNDMQLNRAMEASLDYMSDMSGNDYAAASSSRMINTGDEAVEPLSRHDGPNTLGTYKDGQDNYTSTGHDEPGTATNPEDATHRDEGTGQGDQAAGQPKRQRKPRRRNKLGTNRIVINRVSEAGLPVSPKKAEEGYRNALGCILRETVSINETNLRSKANGNLRALLISKLHTHYKFPDESLDETTPVNNRALCKWSKLLSSWKSKAKSEYLKKDYETEIKKIWPSVSEEDWNLFKQHCETPEVKEMEKWGKDMWAKSIGNHTLGSRGYPGKKPKWDKQDTEFAAAGNYPVMVPETRSRMVHASETALPLAQRPRLTRAGSRVDAPTSGRSGQVNEDVESRFQHLASSVQNDVMQLKATTGEDEGGALTQDLVAVVPPMTRRRAREACASDTALPSLQRTRLTRGGSRGEALTSGRSDMSGNDSAAASSSRTISAGDEAVEPSTVHDESGTATNPEDATDRDEGTSQGDQAAGQPKKQRKPRRPNMLGTDRIVINRVSEAGLPLSPKKAEQGYSNGLGCILRETVSINETNLRSKANENLRALLLSKLHTHYKFPDESLDETTPVNNRALCKWTKLLSSWKSKAKSEYLEKDYETEIKKKWPSVSEEDWNLFKQHCETPEVKEMEKWGKEMRARNIGHHTLGSRGYPGKKPKWDKQDAEFAAAGIPNPFKEFENPRENDYIRGRCKYDEETKTWVLDEKTAKVKELLRQYHVESQSSQESECSARWDDPLNRSINVVLGKDPKTRPAYGRVNGVGINEKWDTHYPEDREVARQRRRAGRASFESRLAGMREELKEEMREEVEVKAKAMATAQVMEMWPDLVEAVKRSLASGQTAPPSSSATLAPGNAILEKEPRPGATS; encoded by the exons ATGGCGCCGGAGACGAGGAGCGGGAGGGCGAGGGAGCCGCGCGCATCGGagaccgcgtcgccgccgccgccggtgcagCGCCCTCGGCTCACGCGCGCCGGAAGCAGGGGGGATGCGCCGACCCGTGGCCGCTCGA GTCAGGTTAATGAGAATGCCAAGAGCAGATTCCAGCATTTGGCAAGTTCGGTACAAAATGATGTTATGCAGTTAAAGGCGGCGACCGGAGAGGATGAGGGAGGGCAAGGGAGGCATGCGCGTCGGAGACCGCGTCTCCAAGACCTTGTTGCCGTCGTTCcgcggatgacgaggaggagggcaAGGGAGGCATGCGCGTCGGAGACCGCGTCGCCGTCGTTGCAGCGCACTCGACTCACGCGCGGCGGAAGCATGGGGGAGGCCCCGACCAGTGGCCGCTCCG GTAAGGTTAATGAGGATGTCAAGAGCAGATTCCAGCATTTCGCAAGTTCAGTACAAAATGATATGCAGTTAAACAGAGCCATGGAGGCATCACTGGATT ATATGTCAGATATGTCTGGAAACGACTACGCTGCAGCCTCTTCTTCGCGGATGATAAACACGGGCGATGAAGCCGTAGAACCGTTGTCACGTCATGACGGTCCCAACACCTTGGGCACATACAAGGATGGGCAGGACAACTACACATCCACTGGTCATGATGAGCCTGGTACCGCCACAAATCCTGAAGATGCGACCCATCGCGACGAAGGGACCGGCCAAGGGGACCAGGCAGCTGGACAACCCAAAAGGCAACGCAAGCCTAGGCGCCGAAACAAGCTTGGCACCAATAGGATTGTTATCAACCGAGTGTCTGAGGCGGGTCTACCTGTTAGTCCCAAGAAGGCCGAAGAAGGTTACAGGAATGCCCTAGGCTGCATCCTTCGCGAAACCGTGAGCATTAATGAAACCAATCTCAGGTCGAAAGCGAACGGGAATTTGCGAGCGCTCCTCATATCGAAGCTGCACACTCATTACAAGTTCCCGGATGAGTCCCTAGACGAGACCACTCCGGTAAATAACAGAGCCCTCTGCAAGTGGTCCAAGCTTTTGAGTAGTTGGAAATCCAAGGCCAAAAGCGAATACCTTAAGAAAGATTATGAAACCGAGATAAAAAAGATCTGGCCTTCGGTTTCCGAGGAGGACTGGAACCTGTTCAAGCAGCACTGCGAGACCCCTGAAGTCAAGGAGATGGAAAAATGGGGAAAGGATATGTGGGCTAAGAGCATTGGTAACCACACCCTTGGCAGCCGTGGTTACCCAGGGAAGAAGCCAAAGTGGGACAAGCAGGACACTGAGTTCGCTGCAGCAGGCAACTATCCTGTCATGGTGCCGGAGACGAGGAGTAGGATGGTGCACGCATCGGAGACCGCGTTGCCCTTGGCGCAGCGCCCTCGACTCACGCGCGCTGGAAGCAGGGTGGATGCACCGACCAGTGGCCGCTCCG GTCAAGTTAATGAGGATGTTGAGAGCAGATTCCAGCATTTGGCAAGTTCAGTACAAAACGATGTTATGCAGTTAAAGGCGACGaccggagaggacgagggaggtgCGCTCACCCAAGACCTCGTTGCCGTTGTTCCACCGATGacaaggaggagggcgagggaggcaTGCGCATCGGACACCGCATTGCCGTCGTTGCAGCGCACTCGACTCACACGTGGCGGAAGCAGGGGGGAGGCGCTGACCAGTGGCCGCTCCG ATATGTCTGGAAACGACTCCGCCGCAGCCTCTTCTTCACGGACGATAAGCGCGGGCGATGAGGCTGTAGAACCATCCACTGTTCATGATGAGTCCGGCACCGCCACAAATCCTGAAGATGCGACCGATCGCGACGAAGGGACCAGCCAAGGGGACCAGGCAGCTGGACAACCTAAAAAGCAACGCAAACCTAGACGCCCAAACATGCTTGGCACCGATAGGATTGTTATCAACCGAGTGTCTGAGGCGGGTCTACCTCTTAGTCCCAAGAAGGCCGAACAAGGTTACAGTAATGGCCTAGGCTGCATCCTTCGTGAAACCGTGAGCATTAATGAAACCAATCTCAGGTCGAAAGCGAACGAGAATTTGCGAGCACTCCTCCTATCGAAGTTGCACACTCATTACAAGTTCCCGGATGAGTCCCTAGACGAGACCACTCCGGTAAATAACAGAGCCCTCTGCAAGTGGACCAAGCTTTTGAGTAGTTGGAAATCCAAAGCCAAAAGCGAATACCTTGAGAAAGATTACGAAACTGAGATAAAAAAGAAGTGGCCTTCGGTTTCTGAGGAGGACTGGAACCTGTTCAAGCAGCACTGCGAGACCCCTGAAGTCAAGGAGATGGAAAAATGGGGGAAGGAAATGCGGGCAAGGAACATTGGTCACCACACCCTTGGAAGCCGTGGTTACCCAGGGAAGAAGCCGAAGTGGGACAAGCAGGACGCTGAGTTTGCTGCAGCGGGCATACCAAACCCCTTCAAGGAATTTGAAAACCCGCGTGAAAATGATTACATCAGGGGCCGGTGCAAATATGATGAAGAGACTAAGACATGGGTCTTGGACGAGAAAACGGCGAAAGTCAAGGAACTCCTG AGGCAGTATCATGTGGAATCTCAAAGCTCCCAGGAGTCAGAGTGCTCGGCAAGGTGGGACGACCCTCTGAACAGGTCGATCAACGTGGTGCTCGGCAAGGACCCGAAAACGAGGCCGGCTTATGGCCGTGTGAACGGCGTCGGGATCAACGAAAAATGGGACACACATTATCCCGAAGACCGCGAGGTTGCAAGGCAGAGAAGGAGAGCCGGGCGAGCTAGTTTCGAATCCAGATTGGCTGGAATGAGAGAAGAGCTTAAAGAAGAAATGAGAGAGGAAGTCGAGGTGAAAGCGAAAGCCATGGCGACAGCCCAAGTCATGGAAATGTGGCCCGATCTAGTTGAGGCCGTCAAGCGAAGTTTAGCATCGGGGCAAACAGCGCCGCCATCATCCTCTGCCACGTTGGCGCCGGGCAATGCCATTTTGGAGAAAGAGCCGCGTCCTGGTGCAACATCATAG
- the LOC123088565 gene encoding uncharacterized protein isoform X2 — translation MAPETRSGRAREPRASETASPPPPVQRPRLTRAGSRGDAPTRGRSSQVNENAKSRFQHLASSVQNDVMQLKAATGEDEGGQGRHARRRPRLQDLVAVVPRMTRRRAREACASETASPSLQRTRLTRGGSMGEAPTSGRSGKVNEDVKSRFQHFASSVQNDMQLNRAMEASLDYMSGNDYAAASSSRMINTGDEAVEPLSRHDGPNTLGTYKDGQDNYTSTGHDEPGTATNPEDATHRDEGTGQGDQAAGQPKRQRKPRRRNKLGTNRIVINRVSEAGLPVSPKKAEEGYRNALGCILRETVSINETNLRSKANGNLRALLISKLHTHYKFPDESLDETTPVNNRALCKWSKLLSSWKSKAKSEYLKKDYETEIKKIWPSVSEEDWNLFKQHCETPEVKEMEKWGKDMWAKSIGNHTLGSRGYPGKKPKWDKQDTEFAAAGNYPVMVPETRSRMVHASETALPLAQRPRLTRAGSRVDAPTSGRSVDGVSTGQVNEDVESRFQHLASSVQNDVMQLKATTGEDEGGALTQDLVAVVPPMTRRRAREACASDTALPSLQRTRLTRGGSRGEALTSGRSDMSGNDSAAASSSRTISAGDEAVEPSTVHDESGTATNPEDATDRDEGTSQGDQAAGQPKKQRKPRRPNMLGTDRIVINRVSEAGLPLSPKKAEQGYSNGLGCILRETVSINETNLRSKANENLRALLLSKLHTHYKFPDESLDETTPVNNRALCKWTKLLSSWKSKAKSEYLEKDYETEIKKKWPSVSEEDWNLFKQHCETPEVKEMEKWGKEMRARNIGHHTLGSRGYPGKKPKWDKQDAEFAAAGIPNPFKEFENPRENDYIRGRCKYDEETKTWVLDEKTAKVKELLRQYHVESQSSQESECSARWDDPLNRSINVVLGKDPKTRPAYGRVNGVGINEKWDTHYPEDREVARQRRRAGRASFESRLAGMREELKEEMREEVEVKAKAMATAQVMEMWPDLVEAVKRSLASGQTAPPSSSATLAPGNAILEKEPRPGATS, via the exons ATGGCGCCGGAGACGAGGAGCGGGAGGGCGAGGGAGCCGCGCGCATCGGagaccgcgtcgccgccgccgccggtgcagCGCCCTCGGCTCACGCGCGCCGGAAGCAGGGGGGATGCGCCGACCCGTGGCCGCTCGA GTCAGGTTAATGAGAATGCCAAGAGCAGATTCCAGCATTTGGCAAGTTCGGTACAAAATGATGTTATGCAGTTAAAGGCGGCGACCGGAGAGGATGAGGGAGGGCAAGGGAGGCATGCGCGTCGGAGACCGCGTCTCCAAGACCTTGTTGCCGTCGTTCcgcggatgacgaggaggagggcaAGGGAGGCATGCGCGTCGGAGACCGCGTCGCCGTCGTTGCAGCGCACTCGACTCACGCGCGGCGGAAGCATGGGGGAGGCCCCGACCAGTGGCCGCTCCG GTAAGGTTAATGAGGATGTCAAGAGCAGATTCCAGCATTTCGCAAGTTCAGTACAAAATGATATGCAGTTAAACAGAGCCATGGAGGCATCACTGGATT ATATGTCTGGAAACGACTACGCTGCAGCCTCTTCTTCGCGGATGATAAACACGGGCGATGAAGCCGTAGAACCGTTGTCACGTCATGACGGTCCCAACACCTTGGGCACATACAAGGATGGGCAGGACAACTACACATCCACTGGTCATGATGAGCCTGGTACCGCCACAAATCCTGAAGATGCGACCCATCGCGACGAAGGGACCGGCCAAGGGGACCAGGCAGCTGGACAACCCAAAAGGCAACGCAAGCCTAGGCGCCGAAACAAGCTTGGCACCAATAGGATTGTTATCAACCGAGTGTCTGAGGCGGGTCTACCTGTTAGTCCCAAGAAGGCCGAAGAAGGTTACAGGAATGCCCTAGGCTGCATCCTTCGCGAAACCGTGAGCATTAATGAAACCAATCTCAGGTCGAAAGCGAACGGGAATTTGCGAGCGCTCCTCATATCGAAGCTGCACACTCATTACAAGTTCCCGGATGAGTCCCTAGACGAGACCACTCCGGTAAATAACAGAGCCCTCTGCAAGTGGTCCAAGCTTTTGAGTAGTTGGAAATCCAAGGCCAAAAGCGAATACCTTAAGAAAGATTATGAAACCGAGATAAAAAAGATCTGGCCTTCGGTTTCCGAGGAGGACTGGAACCTGTTCAAGCAGCACTGCGAGACCCCTGAAGTCAAGGAGATGGAAAAATGGGGAAAGGATATGTGGGCTAAGAGCATTGGTAACCACACCCTTGGCAGCCGTGGTTACCCAGGGAAGAAGCCAAAGTGGGACAAGCAGGACACTGAGTTCGCTGCAGCAGGCAACTATCCTGTCATGGTGCCGGAGACGAGGAGTAGGATGGTGCACGCATCGGAGACCGCGTTGCCCTTGGCGCAGCGCCCTCGACTCACGCGCGCTGGAAGCAGGGTGGATGCACCGACCAGTGGCCGCTCCG TTGATGGTGTTTCTACAGGTCAAGTTAATGAGGATGTTGAGAGCAGATTCCAGCATTTGGCAAGTTCAGTACAAAACGATGTTATGCAGTTAAAGGCGACGaccggagaggacgagggaggtgCGCTCACCCAAGACCTCGTTGCCGTTGTTCCACCGATGacaaggaggagggcgagggaggcaTGCGCATCGGACACCGCATTGCCGTCGTTGCAGCGCACTCGACTCACACGTGGCGGAAGCAGGGGGGAGGCGCTGACCAGTGGCCGCTCCG ATATGTCTGGAAACGACTCCGCCGCAGCCTCTTCTTCACGGACGATAAGCGCGGGCGATGAGGCTGTAGAACCATCCACTGTTCATGATGAGTCCGGCACCGCCACAAATCCTGAAGATGCGACCGATCGCGACGAAGGGACCAGCCAAGGGGACCAGGCAGCTGGACAACCTAAAAAGCAACGCAAACCTAGACGCCCAAACATGCTTGGCACCGATAGGATTGTTATCAACCGAGTGTCTGAGGCGGGTCTACCTCTTAGTCCCAAGAAGGCCGAACAAGGTTACAGTAATGGCCTAGGCTGCATCCTTCGTGAAACCGTGAGCATTAATGAAACCAATCTCAGGTCGAAAGCGAACGAGAATTTGCGAGCACTCCTCCTATCGAAGTTGCACACTCATTACAAGTTCCCGGATGAGTCCCTAGACGAGACCACTCCGGTAAATAACAGAGCCCTCTGCAAGTGGACCAAGCTTTTGAGTAGTTGGAAATCCAAAGCCAAAAGCGAATACCTTGAGAAAGATTACGAAACTGAGATAAAAAAGAAGTGGCCTTCGGTTTCTGAGGAGGACTGGAACCTGTTCAAGCAGCACTGCGAGACCCCTGAAGTCAAGGAGATGGAAAAATGGGGGAAGGAAATGCGGGCAAGGAACATTGGTCACCACACCCTTGGAAGCCGTGGTTACCCAGGGAAGAAGCCGAAGTGGGACAAGCAGGACGCTGAGTTTGCTGCAGCGGGCATACCAAACCCCTTCAAGGAATTTGAAAACCCGCGTGAAAATGATTACATCAGGGGCCGGTGCAAATATGATGAAGAGACTAAGACATGGGTCTTGGACGAGAAAACGGCGAAAGTCAAGGAACTCCTG AGGCAGTATCATGTGGAATCTCAAAGCTCCCAGGAGTCAGAGTGCTCGGCAAGGTGGGACGACCCTCTGAACAGGTCGATCAACGTGGTGCTCGGCAAGGACCCGAAAACGAGGCCGGCTTATGGCCGTGTGAACGGCGTCGGGATCAACGAAAAATGGGACACACATTATCCCGAAGACCGCGAGGTTGCAAGGCAGAGAAGGAGAGCCGGGCGAGCTAGTTTCGAATCCAGATTGGCTGGAATGAGAGAAGAGCTTAAAGAAGAAATGAGAGAGGAAGTCGAGGTGAAAGCGAAAGCCATGGCGACAGCCCAAGTCATGGAAATGTGGCCCGATCTAGTTGAGGCCGTCAAGCGAAGTTTAGCATCGGGGCAAACAGCGCCGCCATCATCCTCTGCCACGTTGGCGCCGGGCAATGCCATTTTGGAGAAAGAGCCGCGTCCTGGTGCAACATCATAG